From a region of the Oncorhynchus keta strain PuntledgeMale-10-30-2019 chromosome 13, Oket_V2, whole genome shotgun sequence genome:
- the LOC118392486 gene encoding methionine aminopeptidase 2-like isoform X2, whose protein sequence is MADLVQEKVPEVKLEEDTALNGDAEEKEEVDPSEETAKKKKKKKKKKSAGPAVAEAEGNGVADVTQQLEKQALEDKEKEEDGEDDGDEGENSAGKKKKKKKKKKGPKVQTDPPSVPICDLYPSGVFPIGQECEYPSLQDGRTAAWRTTNEEKRVLDKANEEVWSDFRQAAEAHRQVRQHVRSFIKPGMTMIDICERLENCSRKLIKENGLNAGLAFPTGCSLNNCAAHYTPNAGDPTVLQYDDVCKIDFGTHINGRIIDCAFTVTFNPKYDKLLEAVRDATNTGIKCAGIDVRLCDVGERIQEVMESYEVEIDGKTYQVKPIRNLNGHSIGQYRIHAGKTVPIVKGGEATRMEEGEVYAIETFGSTGKGVVHDDMECSHYMKNFDVGHVPIRLPRAKHLLNVVNENFGTLAFCRRWLDRLGESKYLMALKNLCDLGIVDPYPPLCDTKGSYTAQFEHTILLRPTCKEVVSRGDDY, encoded by the exons ATGGCGGATCTGGTGCAGGAGAAGGTACCGGAGGTGAAGCTCGAAGAAGACACGGCCCTGAACGGAGAtgcagaagagaaagaggaggtagaCCCTTCCGAGGAGACagccaagaagaagaagaaaaagaagaagaagaagtcgGCAGGCCCCG CCGTCGCCGAGGCTGAGGGCAATGGAGTCGCTGACGTGACACAACAGCTGGAGAAGCAGGCTCTGGAGGacaaagagaaagaagaagacGGGGAGGATG ATGGAGACGAGGGGGAGAACTCGGCAggcaaaaagaagaagaagaaaaaaaagaagaaaggaC CCAAAGTTCAGACTGACCCTCCGTCTGTGCCCATCTGTGACTTGTATCCAAGTGGCGTTTTCCCCATCGGTCAGGAATGTGAATACCCCTCATTACAGGATGG GCGTACCGCGGCGTGGAGAACCACCAATGAAGAGAAGCGGGTTCTGGACAAGGCCAACGAGGAAGTGTGGAGCGACTTCAGACAGGCTGCTGAGGCTCATAGGCAGGTCCGCCAGCACGTCCGCAGTTTCATCAAACCTGGCATGACCATGATCGACATCTG TGAGCGGTTAGAGAACTGTTCCAGGAAGTTGATCAAGGAGAATGGTCTGAATGCAGGCCTGGCCTTCCCCACCGGCTGCTCTCTGAACAACTGTGCGGCTCACTACACCCCTAACGCAGGAGACCCCACCGTGCTGCAATACGACGACGTCTGCAAGATCGACTTCGGAACACACATCAACG GTCGGATTATTGACTGTGCCTTCACCGTCACGTTCAACCCAAAGTATGACAAACTGCTGGAGGCCGTGAGAGACGCCACCAATACTGGAATCAAG TGTGCTGGAATCGACGTGCGTCTGTGTGACGTTGGAGAGAGAATTCAGGAAGTGATGGAGTCGTACGAGGTGGAGATTGACGGAAAAACATACCAAG TGAAGCCAATCCGAAACCTGAACGGCCACTCAATTGGCCAGTACAGGATACATGCCGGCAAGACTGTCCCCATTGTCAAAGGAGGAGAAGCTACCAGGATGGAG GAGGGAGAGGTGTACGCCATCGAGACGTTTGGCAGCACAGGGAAGGGCGTGGTCCATGATGACATGGAGTGTTCTCATTACATGAAAAACTTTGATGTGGGACATGTCCCAATCAG acTCCCCCGGGCGAAGCACCTGTTGAACGTGGTCAACGAGAACTTTGGCACGCTGGCGTTCTGCCGGCGCTGGCTGGACCGGCTGGGGGAGAGCAAGTACCTGATGGCCCTGAAGAACCTGTGCGACCTGGGAATCGTGGACCCCTACCCCCCGCTCTGCGACACCAAGGGCTCCTACACCGCCCAGTTCGAGCACACCATCCTGCTCAGGCCCACCTGCAAGGAGGTGGTGAGCCGAGGGGACGACTATTGA
- the LOC118392485 gene encoding LOW QUALITY PROTEIN: ubiquitin carboxyl-terminal hydrolase 44-like (The sequence of the model RefSeq protein was modified relative to this genomic sequence to represent the inferred CDS: inserted 1 base in 1 codon), which produces MDRCKHVGRLRLAPDHSILNPQKWHCVDCNTTESVWACLGCAHVACGRYIEEHALQHFLQHRHPLAMEVNELYVFCYLCDDYVLNDNATGDLKLLRSTLSAIQSQRYEVTTRSGRTLRSASTPPDAPQPCGSSELQLRDEDRMFTALWHRRRALMGRVFHTWFSLTEGGKRREEEERQREEEEERRRELRERRKTLKRQLKEALESAPPRKSHRLRRASQRAAAAAAVAPHPTRTRTRTPSTTYTPQSPLKPRPRTQSPATPTPKRMGRPPKTPAPKPTRYSTPSSSTKGKPRASSVQALTAPSPAPRRAPSKQGDSPLKRRPTVTPGVTGLRNLGNTCYMNSILQVLSHLHIFRECFLRLELLASAVHGQLLVPSPGGPVSSSPLAQRRGPQVGVGLSGGXSRARSMELIQPKEPSSKHISLCHELHTLFQVMWSGKWALVSPFAMLHSVWQLIPAFRGYAQQDAQEFLCELLDKVQHELESTGTRMPPAGVSTGQRHLIKQVLSVVNTIFHGQLLSQVTCLACDHRSNTVEPFWDLSLEFPERYHSNSRESAAQVSCQLTEMLAKFTETEALEGNIYACDQCNSKRRRFSSKPVILTEAQKQLMVHKLPQVLRLHLKRFRWSGRNHREKIGVHVSFDQLLNMEPYCCRDPSPKGSPCSSPTPAGSPSTKHFLYELSSVVMHHGKGFGSGHYTAYCYNKEGRFWVHCNDSKLNVCSVEEVCRAQAYILFYTQRFTQDKDRPL; this is translated from the exons ATGGACAGGTGTAAGCACGTGGGGCGGCTCAGGCTGGCCCCAGACCACTCTATCCTCAACCCCCAGAAGTGGCACTGCGTGGACTGCAACACCACAGAGTCAGTGTGGGCCTGCCTGGGCTGCGCCCACGTTGCATGCGGCCGCTACATCGAGGAGCACGCCCTGCAGCACTTCCTGCAGCATCGCCACCCGCTGGCCATGGAGGTCAACGAGCTCTATGTCTTCTGCTACTTGTGTGATGACTATGTGCTCAACGACAATGCAACGGGAGACCTCAAGCTGCTGCGCTCCACTCTCAGTGCCATCCAGAGCCAGCGCTACGAGGTCACCACGCGCTCAGGGCGCACCTTGAGATCGGCTAGCACCCCGCCCGACGCCCCCCAGCCCTGCGGCTCCAGTGAACTGCAGCTGAGGGACGAGGACCGAATGTTCACGGCGCTCTGGCACCGCCGCCGGGCACTGATGGGTCGAGTGTTCCACACCTGGTTCAGCCTGACggaaggggggaagaggagggaagaggaggagaggcagagagaggaggaggaggagaggcggagggagttgagggagaggaggaagacattGAAGAGGCAGCTAAAGGAAGCGTTGGAGAGCGCCCCACCAAGGAAGAGCCACCGCCTGaggagagccagtcagagagctgctgccgccgccgctgtcgccccccaccccacacggacacggacacgcaCACCCAGCACCACTTACACACCCCAGTCTCCCCTCAAACCCCGACCAAGAACCCAGAGCCCCGCCACTCCCACCCCCAAGAGAATGGGCCGCCCCCCTAAAACCCCCGCGCCCAAACCCACTCGCTACTCAACcccttcttcctccaccaaaGGCAAACCCAGAGCCTCCTCTGTCCAAGCCCTGACTGCCCCCTCCCCAGCCCCCCGCCGTGCCCCCTCCAAACAGGGCGACTCGCCCCTCAAACGGCGGCCCACTGTCACTCCGGGTGTCACGGGCCTGCGTAACCTAGGCAACACATGCTACATGAACTCCATCCTGCAGGTTCTGAGCCACCTTCACATCTTCAGGGAGTGTTTCCTCCGGCTGGAGCTGCTTGCCTCGGCCGTCCACGGCCAGCTGTTGGTTCCCAGCCCCGGGGGCCCAGTGTCATCCTCCCCGCTGGCCCAGAGGAGAGGCCCCCAGGTGGGCGTTGGGCTAAGTGGGG CCTCCAGAGCCCGGAGTATGGAGCTGATTCAGCCCAAGGAGCCCAGCTCCAAGCACATCTCCCTGTGTCATGAGCTGCACACACTCTTCCAGGTGATGTGGTCGGGCAAGTGGGCGTTGGTGTCGCCCTTCGCAATGCTGCACTCGGTGTGGCAGCTGATCCCAGCCTTCCGGGGGTACGCCCAGCAGGATGCCCAGGAGTTCCTGTGTGAGCTGCTTGACAAGGTGCAGCACGAGCTGGAGAGCACAGGGACTCGCATGCCACCCGCTGGTGTGTCAACCGGACAGAGACATCTCATCAAGCAGGTGCTCAGCGTAGTCAACACCATCTTCCATGGTCAGCTCCTCAGCCAG GTGACGTGTCTTGCATGTGACCACCGCTCCAACACGGTAGAACCCTTCTGGGACCTATCGCTGGAGTTCCCTGAGCGTTACCACAGCAACAGCCGGGAGAGCGCAGCGCAGGTTTCGTGCCAGCTGACGGAGATGCTGGCCAAGTTCACGGAGACCGAAGCCCTGGAGGGCAACATCTACGCCTGCGACCAGTGCAACA GTAAGCGGCGGAGGTTCTCCTCCAAGCCCGTCATCCTGACTGAAGCTCAGAAACAGCTGATGGTTCACAAACTGCCTCAGGTCCTGCGCCTGCACCTCAAACGCTTCAG GTGGTCTGGGAGAAACCACAGGGAGAAGATTGGGGTCCACGTCAGCTTtgaccagctcctcaacatggaGCCATACTGCTGCAGAGACCCCTCCCCCAAGGGCTCGCCATGCTCCAGTCCCACCCCCGCTGGCTCCCCGAgcaccaaacacttcctgtatgAACTGTCCTCTGTGGTGATGCATCATGGGAAGGGCTTTGGCTCTGGCCACTACACTGCCTACTGCTACAACAAAGAAGGAA ggttcTGGGTCCACTGTAATGACTCTAAGCTGAACGTGTGTTCTGTGGAGGAGGTGTGTCGCGCCCAGGCCTACATACTCTTCTACACGCAGCGCTTCACTCAGGACAAAGACAGGCCTCTATAG
- the LOC118392486 gene encoding methionine aminopeptidase 2-like isoform X1 encodes MADLVQEKVPEVKLEEDTALNGDAEEKEEVDPSEETAKKKKKKKKKKSAGPAAVAEAEGNGVADVTQQLEKQALEDKEKEEDGEDDGDEGENSAGKKKKKKKKKKGPKVQTDPPSVPICDLYPSGVFPIGQECEYPSLQDGRTAAWRTTNEEKRVLDKANEEVWSDFRQAAEAHRQVRQHVRSFIKPGMTMIDICERLENCSRKLIKENGLNAGLAFPTGCSLNNCAAHYTPNAGDPTVLQYDDVCKIDFGTHINGRIIDCAFTVTFNPKYDKLLEAVRDATNTGIKCAGIDVRLCDVGERIQEVMESYEVEIDGKTYQVKPIRNLNGHSIGQYRIHAGKTVPIVKGGEATRMEEGEVYAIETFGSTGKGVVHDDMECSHYMKNFDVGHVPIRLPRAKHLLNVVNENFGTLAFCRRWLDRLGESKYLMALKNLCDLGIVDPYPPLCDTKGSYTAQFEHTILLRPTCKEVVSRGDDY; translated from the exons ATGGCGGATCTGGTGCAGGAGAAGGTACCGGAGGTGAAGCTCGAAGAAGACACGGCCCTGAACGGAGAtgcagaagagaaagaggaggtagaCCCTTCCGAGGAGACagccaagaagaagaagaaaaagaagaagaagaagtcgGCAGGCCCCG CAGCCGTCGCCGAGGCTGAGGGCAATGGAGTCGCTGACGTGACACAACAGCTGGAGAAGCAGGCTCTGGAGGacaaagagaaagaagaagacGGGGAGGATG ATGGAGACGAGGGGGAGAACTCGGCAggcaaaaagaagaagaagaaaaaaaagaagaaaggaC CCAAAGTTCAGACTGACCCTCCGTCTGTGCCCATCTGTGACTTGTATCCAAGTGGCGTTTTCCCCATCGGTCAGGAATGTGAATACCCCTCATTACAGGATGG GCGTACCGCGGCGTGGAGAACCACCAATGAAGAGAAGCGGGTTCTGGACAAGGCCAACGAGGAAGTGTGGAGCGACTTCAGACAGGCTGCTGAGGCTCATAGGCAGGTCCGCCAGCACGTCCGCAGTTTCATCAAACCTGGCATGACCATGATCGACATCTG TGAGCGGTTAGAGAACTGTTCCAGGAAGTTGATCAAGGAGAATGGTCTGAATGCAGGCCTGGCCTTCCCCACCGGCTGCTCTCTGAACAACTGTGCGGCTCACTACACCCCTAACGCAGGAGACCCCACCGTGCTGCAATACGACGACGTCTGCAAGATCGACTTCGGAACACACATCAACG GTCGGATTATTGACTGTGCCTTCACCGTCACGTTCAACCCAAAGTATGACAAACTGCTGGAGGCCGTGAGAGACGCCACCAATACTGGAATCAAG TGTGCTGGAATCGACGTGCGTCTGTGTGACGTTGGAGAGAGAATTCAGGAAGTGATGGAGTCGTACGAGGTGGAGATTGACGGAAAAACATACCAAG TGAAGCCAATCCGAAACCTGAACGGCCACTCAATTGGCCAGTACAGGATACATGCCGGCAAGACTGTCCCCATTGTCAAAGGAGGAGAAGCTACCAGGATGGAG GAGGGAGAGGTGTACGCCATCGAGACGTTTGGCAGCACAGGGAAGGGCGTGGTCCATGATGACATGGAGTGTTCTCATTACATGAAAAACTTTGATGTGGGACATGTCCCAATCAG acTCCCCCGGGCGAAGCACCTGTTGAACGTGGTCAACGAGAACTTTGGCACGCTGGCGTTCTGCCGGCGCTGGCTGGACCGGCTGGGGGAGAGCAAGTACCTGATGGCCCTGAAGAACCTGTGCGACCTGGGAATCGTGGACCCCTACCCCCCGCTCTGCGACACCAAGGGCTCCTACACCGCCCAGTTCGAGCACACCATCCTGCTCAGGCCCACCTGCAAGGAGGTGGTGAGCCGAGGGGACGACTATTGA